The sequence below is a genomic window from Ottowia sp. SB7-C50.
CCGCCTTGGCGCCCGCCAGCAGCAGCAGGCCGGCGTCGTAGCCCTGCACCGAATACACGTCGGGCTGGGCCTTGAAGGCCTTGGCGTATTCGGTGCGGAAGTGCTTGTTGCGCGGCGTGTCCAGCGAATCGCTGTAGTGCATGGTGGTCATCACACCGTCGGCGGCGGCGCCGGCGGCGTCCAGCACGCCTTCGGTCAGAAAGCCCGAACCCCACAGCGGAATCTTGTCCTTCAGGCCGGCGGCGGCGTAGTCCTTCATGAACTTGCCGGCGGCTGCGCCAGCGAACATGCAGGCCACGGCGTCGGGCTTCAGGCTGGCGATTTCGGTCAGCAGGGCCTGGAACTCGACGTTGGGGAAGGGCAGCCACAAGTCCTTGACGATGGTGCCGCCGGCCTTGGTGTAGCTGTCCTTGAAGCCTTCAAACGCCTCTTCGCCGGCGGCGTACTTCCAGCTCAGCCACACGGCCTTCTTCAACCCCTTGTCCATCATCGGCTTGCCCAGCGCCAGCGTGGGCTGGCTGTTGCTGAAGCTGGTGCGGAACACATTGGGCGCGCACAGCGCGCGCGTGGCCGCATGCACGCCGGCGTTGGGAATGAGCGAGAGCACGCCGGTTTCACGCGCCACCTTCTGGATGCCCATCTGCACGCCCGAATGCACGGTGCCGACGATAACGTCGACCTTGTCGCGCTGGGCCAGCTTCTGCGCGTTTTCGACGCCCTTGGACGGCTCGGATTCGTCGTCCACCTTGAACCACTGCACCTCGCGCCCGGCCAGCTTGCCGCCCTGCTCGGCCAGCGCCATGCGAAAGCCGTTCTCGATGGCGATGCCGATCTGCGCGAAGGTGCCCGTGTACGGCAGCATGAAGCCGACGCGCACCGGCGCGCCCTGCGCGCGCGCCAGCCGCGGCACGCCGACCGCGGCCGCGCCGCCCAGCAACAGGCCGCTGCCCGCGAGCAGGCGGCGGCGGGTCGGCATCGACAGGCGGGAAAGGGTGGTCGGGTCGGTCATCGCAAAGTCTCCTGGTTTGCTATCAATATAAAAGCGTCTTGCGCAACAGGGACAAGCGCTGCGGCGCAGTTCGTGCCTGAAAAACGGTGTGCGCCGGCGGCGGGTTGACCCGGCGCGGGTAAACACCCATCGCGCCACGCCATCTTCATATGTTCTTGCGGCCTTGCCAAAACGGCGCTTTCAGAACGTTCTTCTGGATCTTGCCGATCGGCGTCTTGGGAAAGCCGTCGACGAACGTCACCAGGCGCGGGCGCTTCAGGCGCGCCAGCCGGGCCTCGCATTGCGCCACGACGTCGGTCTCGGTCAACGTGGCGCCGGGCTTGAGCTGGATGTAGGCCGCCGGCACTTCGCCGAACTTGTCGTCGGGGATGCCGAACACCGCCACTTCGGCCACCGCGTCCAGGCCGTAGATGGCGTCCTCGATCTCCTTGGGGTAGACGTTCTCGCCGCCCGAGATCAGCATGTCCTTGGCGCGGTCGACCAGGGTGATGCAGCCGTCGGCGTCGATGGTGGCCACGTCGCCCGACAGGCCCCAACCGCCGCCCGCCTGGAAGAAGGCCGCCGTCTGCTCGGGCTCGTTGTAGTAGCCGATCATCACGTTGTCGCCGCGCGTGGCGACTTCGCCGATCTCGCCCACCGCCACCGGCGTGCCGTCGGGCCGCAGCACGGCCAGGTCGACGTTGAACGGCTGGCGCCCCACGCTGCCCAGCTTGGCCGGCAGCAGGTGGTGCGGCAGCGCGGCGATCACGCCCATCTCGCTCTGGCCGTAGATCTGCGTCAGCTGCAGGTGCGGCAGTTTCTCCATCAGCGCGAGCTGCACCCAGTCGGGCATGGGCGCGCCGGCGAACGACAGCTTGCGCCAGCGGTGCAGGCGCGCGGCGTCGAACGCCGGGTGCGTCACCAGCGTGTTGGCCTGCGTCGGCACCATGAAGGCGGCGGTGATGCCTTCGGCCTCGCAGGCGTCGATGAAGCCGGTGGGCGACCAGGGCGTGACGAACACGCTGGTGGCGCCGATCAGCACCGCCGGCTGGAACATGATGTTGAGCGCCGCCACGTGGAACAGCGGCGTGACGATGGCGACCACGTCCTCGGGCACCAGGCGTTCTTCGACCACCACGGTGTGCGCCGTGACGTCGCGCGCGCGGTGGCTGACCAGCACGCCCTTGGGCCGGCCGGTGGTGCCGCCGGTGTAGGTCATGCAGAACGGGTCGCGCTCATTCAGTGCCAGGTCGGGCGGCGTGGTCGGCTGGCCGGCGATGAATGCTTCAAAATCAATAGCTGCAACCGCTGTATCAGCTAGCGCTGGCGCCGCATCAGGCACCGAACCAATGACCACCACGTGGCGCAGCCGCGGGCAGTGCGCGCGCACGTGCGGCAGCCGGTCGGCAAAGGCGGCGTCGATGATCAGCGCCTCGCTGTCGCTCTTGTTCAGCACCCAGGCCAGCTCGTCCGCCGCGTACAGGATGGACACGTTGTTGAGCACCAGCCCGGTGCGCGCCACGCCGAAGAACACGACGCCGTATTCGGGCAGGTTGCGCAACAGCATCGACACCTTGGCGCCTTGCGGCAGCCCCAGCGCCAGCAGCGCGTGCGCCAGCTGGTTGGCGCGCGCGTCCAGCGCGCGGTAGGGGACGACGCGGCGCGATGCCGCGTCGGCGCCGCGGAACACGATGGCGGGTTTGTCAGGAAAGCGCGCGGCGGAGCGGCGCAGCATGTCTCCGGTCAGCATGGGCGGCCACAGGACTCGAACAGGCGCCCATCATCCCAGCCCCGCGCGCGCGCCGCCATCCGGGCAAACGCCGTGTGCGGCCTGCCGCACGGCAGATGCGGCTTTGCGCCACGGGCGCTGTCGGCGCTGTCCGGCACGCACGGCGGCGGGTGGCGGCGACGATCAAGCTTCTGTCCAACCACCCACACAAGGAACACCATGGCCGACATGGACAACCAACCCCGCCACGATCTGGGCGGCGCCGCCGCCGGCAAGAAGATCAAGGAGATCGCGGGCGACGCGCGCACCTGCATGTTCTCCACCGATGTGACGCAGTTTCCGGGCGACACGCGCCCGATGGCGATCCAGGAGGTGGACGACGACGGCACCGTGTGGTTCATCAGCTCGAGCGAGAGCGAAAAGAACTGCGACATCGCCAAAGACCCGCGCGTCATCCTCACCTTTCAAAACGACGACAAGTCAAGCTACCTGAGCCTGTCGGGCCAGGCCAGCATCCACACCGACAAGGCCACCATCGACAAGTACTGGACGGCCTTCGCCAACGCGTGGTTCGAGGGCAAGGACGACCCGCGCGTGACCATCATCAGCGTCAAGCCCGAGCGCGGCCACTACTGGGAAACGAAGTCCGGCAAGGTCATCGCCCTGGCCAAGATGACGCTCAGCGCCATCAGCGGCAGCAAGATGGACGATGGCGGCGTGGACGGCGAGCTGACGCTGTAATTCCGCCTTGGGCGGCGCAGCCGCTGCCCGGTGTCGACTTCGTATGATGGGTGGGCAAAACCACCCCGTCGAACACAAGGAGACACCATGCCCAACACCCACCTCGTCATCGGCCAAGGCCCGCACAAGGTCATCGCGCTGCACGGCTGGTTCGGCCACGCGCGGGGCTGGGGGCCGTTCACGCAGCACCTGAACGGCCAAGACTTCAGCTACGCCTTCATGGACCAGCGCGGCTACGGCGGTATGAAGGGCTCGGGCGGGCCGTACATCATGGCGCAGATCGCCCAGGACGCGCTGGCGCTGGCCGATTCGCTGGGCTGGAACCGCTTTTCGCTCATCGGCCATTCGATGGGCGGCATGGCCATCCAGCAAGTGCTGGCCGACGCGCCGGATCGTGTGCGCGCGCTGGTCGGCATCACACCCGTGCCCGCCGGCGGCGTCCCGTTCGACGATCAGGGCTGGGCCTTTTTCAGCAGCGCAGCCAAGGACCCCGGCGCGCGCCGCGGCATCCTGGACATCACCACCGGCAACCGCCTGAGCGGCACCTGGCTGGATGCGATGGTGCAAAGCACGCTGGCCCATTCCGACGAGGCCGCCGTGGCGGATTACCTCGTCGCCTGGGCCAGGACCGACATCCTGAACCGGGTCCAGGGCCAGTCGCTGCCCGTGCTGGTGCTGCCGGGCGAACACGACCCGGCCCTCGGCGAAGCCACCTGCCGCGCCACCTGGATGACGCATTACCCGAACGCCCAGCTGGACGTGCTGCGCAACGCCGGCCACTACCCGATGGACGAGACCCCGATCTGGCTGGCGACGGTGATCGAGAAGTTTCTGGCCGGCGTGCCGGGCTGAGCGCCTGCCCGGTCAGCCCGCCAGCGCCGCGTGCGCCGTCAGCGTCTGCGCCACCGCGCGCGCCGCTTCCGCACCCTTGGCCACAAAGTGCTGCGTGAAGAAGTCGCGGTGCGTGGCGTGTTCGTGAAAGTCCTTCGGCGTCAGCACCACCGAGAACACGGGCACGCCGGTGTCGAGTTGCACGCGCATCAGGCCGTCGATGACGGCGTGGGCGACGAAGTCGTGGCGGTAGATACCGCCGTCGACCACCAGCGCGCAGGCCACGATGGCGTCGTGCTGGCCGCGCCGCGCCAGGGTTTGCGCGAGCAACGGAATCTCGAACGCGCCGGGCAGCTCATGCACGTCGATGGCGGGCGGATCGCCCGGCCACAGGCGCGTGCATTCGGCGCTGAATCCACTCCATGCCTGGCCGACGATGTCGGCGTGCCAGCCGGCACGCACGAAGGCGATGCGTGTTGGCTTTTTGGAATGAAATGTGCCGCTGGCGCTGACTGGGAGCGCGCGGGCAGCTATCGATTGAGAAGCATGGGTCTGATTCATT
It includes:
- a CDS encoding ABC transporter substrate-binding protein, yielding MPTRRRLLAGSGLLLGGAAAVGVPRLARAQGAPVRVGFMLPYTGTFAQIGIAIENGFRMALAEQGGKLAGREVQWFKVDDESEPSKGVENAQKLAQRDKVDVIVGTVHSGVQMGIQKVARETGVLSLIPNAGVHAATRALCAPNVFRTSFSNSQPTLALGKPMMDKGLKKAVWLSWKYAAGEEAFEGFKDSYTKAGGTIVKDLWLPFPNVEFQALLTEIASLKPDAVACMFAGAAAGKFMKDYAAAGLKDKIPLWGSGFLTEGVLDAAGAAADGVMTTMHYSDSLDTPRNKHFRTEYAKAFKAQPDVYSVQGYDAGLLLLAGAKAVNGDLSAKPALYKAMESAVIDSPRGRWTMSRAHNPVQDFYLRRVEKGENKVIGVAAKALSDSGAGCKLA
- a CDS encoding AMP-binding protein, with amino-acid sequence MLTGDMLRRSAARFPDKPAIVFRGADAASRRVVPYRALDARANQLAHALLALGLPQGAKVSMLLRNLPEYGVVFFGVARTGLVLNNVSILYAADELAWVLNKSDSEALIIDAAFADRLPHVRAHCPRLRHVVVIGSVPDAAPALADTAVAAIDFEAFIAGQPTTPPDLALNERDPFCMTYTGGTTGRPKGVLVSHRARDVTAHTVVVEERLVPEDVVAIVTPLFHVAALNIMFQPAVLIGATSVFVTPWSPTGFIDACEAEGITAAFMVPTQANTLVTHPAFDAARLHRWRKLSFAGAPMPDWVQLALMEKLPHLQLTQIYGQSEMGVIAALPHHLLPAKLGSVGRQPFNVDLAVLRPDGTPVAVGEIGEVATRGDNVMIGYYNEPEQTAAFFQAGGGWGLSGDVATIDADGCITLVDRAKDMLISGGENVYPKEIEDAIYGLDAVAEVAVFGIPDDKFGEVPAAYIQLKPGATLTETDVVAQCEARLARLKRPRLVTFVDGFPKTPIGKIQKNVLKAPFWQGRKNI
- a CDS encoding pyridoxamine 5'-phosphate oxidase family protein, whose translation is MADMDNQPRHDLGGAAAGKKIKEIAGDARTCMFSTDVTQFPGDTRPMAIQEVDDDGTVWFISSSESEKNCDIAKDPRVILTFQNDDKSSYLSLSGQASIHTDKATIDKYWTAFANAWFEGKDDPRVTIISVKPERGHYWETKSGKVIALAKMTLSAISGSKMDDGGVDGELTL
- a CDS encoding alpha/beta hydrolase, translated to MPNTHLVIGQGPHKVIALHGWFGHARGWGPFTQHLNGQDFSYAFMDQRGYGGMKGSGGPYIMAQIAQDALALADSLGWNRFSLIGHSMGGMAIQQVLADAPDRVRALVGITPVPAGGVPFDDQGWAFFSSAAKDPGARRGILDITTGNRLSGTWLDAMVQSTLAHSDEAAVADYLVAWARTDILNRVQGQSLPVLVLPGEHDPALGEATCRATWMTHYPNAQLDVLRNAGHYPMDETPIWLATVIEKFLAGVPG
- a CDS encoding 6,7-dimethyl-8-ribityllumazine synthase — its product is MNQTHASQSIAARALPVSASGTFHSKKPTRIAFVRAGWHADIVGQAWSGFSAECTRLWPGDPPAIDVHELPGAFEIPLLAQTLARRGQHDAIVACALVVDGGIYRHDFVAHAVIDGLMRVQLDTGVPVFSVVLTPKDFHEHATHRDFFTQHFVAKGAEAARAVAQTLTAHAALAG